Part of the Candidatus Methylomirabilota bacterium genome, TCGCCGCGCTGCTCCTGATTCTCACCACCCTCGTGGCGGTGGCCGGCGCCCAGTCGCGCTCGCCCCTGACCCGCGAGCAGGCCCTCGCCGACCTCCGCGGGCCCGACGTCGAGACCCGCCGGCAGGGCGCCGCGTGGCTCGGCGAGGTGGGCACGATGGCCGACGCACCGGTCCTGCTCGGCGCGCTGTCCGACGCCGACGAGGTCGTCCGCACGCTGGCCGAGCGCTCGGTCTGGCAAGTGTGGAGCCGCTCCGGCGACGCGGAGATCGACCACCTGCTCCAGATCGGCATCGAGCAGATGGGCCGCAGCGAGGGGCCGGCCGCGGTCGCCACGTTCAGCGCGGTCATCCAGCGGCGGCCCGATTTCGCGGAGGGCTGGAACAAGCGGGCCACCGTCTACTTCTTGATGGGCGAGTACGAGAAGTCGCTCCAGGACTGCGACGAGGTGATGAAGCGCAACCCCAGTCACTTCGGCGCCCTGGCCGGCTACGGGCAGATCTATCTCCAGCTGGACCAGCCCGAGCGCGCGCTCGACTACTTCCGGAAAGCCCTGCGGGTGAACCCCAACCTGCGCGGCGTCGCGCAGATCATCCCCCAGCTCGAGCGCGCGCTCATGGAGCGGCGCAAGGGCACCATCTGAAACCGGTTCCGATACCAAGGAGACGACGGTGACGCTCACGACCCAGCAGATCGACGCGCTTCGCAAGATCACCAGCCCCAGCGTGGCCAACGCCATCGAGACCTTCAAGGTGCGGCCCCGGGACGAGGGCAACGTGTCCTCCAGCATCCGTGCCCTCTTCCCCGCGATGGGGCCGATGGTGGGCTACGCGGTCACCGCGCTCATCCGGGCCGAGCGCGGGCCGATCGAGGGCCACCGGGCCAGCACCTTCGGCTGGTGGGACTTCATCCAGAGCATCCCCGCGCCGCGGGTGATCGTGGTGCACGACCTGGACGACCCGCGAGGCCAGGGCGCGCAGTGGGGCGAGGTGCAGGCCAACATCCATCGCGCCCTCGGCTGCGTCGGGGTGGTGACCGACGGCTCGGTGCGTGACCTGGACGAGGTGCGCGCGCTGGGATTCCAGTTCTGCGCCGCGCACGTGTCGGTCTCGCACGCCAACATTCACATGGTGGACTTCGGCCTTCCCGTCAAGGTCGGCGGTGTCTGGATCAAGCCCGGCGATCTGGTCCACGGCGACCAGCACGGCGTGGTGACGGTGCCGCACGAGATCGCGGCCCAGATCCCGGAGGCCATCGCGAAGGTGGAGGCGGACGAGCGCAAGATCATCTCGCTCTGCCAGACCGCCGGCTTCACCGCCGACAAGCTGAAGGCGCTCTACGGACAGATCCGGCCCGGCACGTACTGAAGCGTGACCTGGCGGCCCACCGAGAGCACCTTCTCCTCCCGCTCCGGGCCCCCGTAGCGGGTGTATTCGCCGACGAGCACGAGAGGAGTCCGGTCGTCCGAGAGTTGAGCGCGGGCCCGCCCGCGCTTACAATGCGCGCGGGCGCTCATGATCGAGATCAGACTGCCGCGGGTGGCCGATGAGATCGGCTGCCGCACCCTCGCCGGAGAGGTCATCGGAGAAGAGCGCGCCGGCGCGTTCATCCGATCGCATCTCGAGCGCCACCACCTGATCGTCGCCGAGGCCGAGGGCGAGGTGGTGGGATTCCTCGCCTATCGCATCGACTGGTTCCAGTGCACCTTCGTGACGCTGGTGGTGGTGCGCGAGGACTACCGGCGCAAGGGCATCGCGCGCGAGTTCTACAAGTCGGTGGAGGCGGTCTCGCCCACCCCGCGCCTGTACTCCTCCACCGAGGAGACCAACGCGGTGTCCATCCAGATGCATCGCGCGCTCGGCTTCCAGCCGAGCGGCCACATCGACAACCTGCCCCAGGGGGTCCGCGAGCTGCTCTTCTACAAGCGCATCCCGCCCCGATCCCTGGGCTGAGGCGGCCACGGAGGCGACGGCCATGTCCGAGAAGACCACCCTGCTGGGCGAGGCGGAGACCGAGTTCACCCGCTTCGAGCGCGCGCTCGCCGGCCTCGACGAGGCGAAGATGCGCGAGGTGTGGCTGGGCACGTGGAGCGCGCGCGACATCGTCGCCCACATCTCCGGCTGGCACCGCGAGATGAGCCCGGTGCTGGAGCGGCTCGCCCGGGGCGAGCGCCCGGTGCCGGAGGGCGTCTCCTACGACGACGTGGACGCCTGGAACGCGCGCTTCGCCGACGCGAAGAAGTCCGCGGCCACCGCCGACATCCTGACCGAGCTGGAGGCCTCGCACGCCGAGTTCATGCGGGCGGCCGCCGCGGTGCCCGAGGAACGCTACGGGCCGGGCAAGACCGCCTACAAGATCGTCGACTTCAACAGCCGCCATCACTATCAGGAGCATGGCGGGCAGATCGAGGCCTGGCGCGCAGGCCGATGAAAAAGGCCCATCTGCTTCGTTGCCGCCCTCGGCCGCACGCTCGA contains:
- a CDS encoding tetratricopeptide repeat protein, coding for MRRALAALLLILTTLVAVAGAQSRSPLTREQALADLRGPDVETRRQGAAWLGEVGTMADAPVLLGALSDADEVVRTLAERSVWQVWSRSGDAEIDHLLQIGIEQMGRSEGPAAVATFSAVIQRRPDFAEGWNKRATVYFLMGEYEKSLQDCDEVMKRNPSHFGALAGYGQIYLQLDQPERALDYFRKALRVNPNLRGVAQIIPQLERALMERRKGTI
- a CDS encoding RraA family protein, whose protein sequence is MTLTTQQIDALRKITSPSVANAIETFKVRPRDEGNVSSSIRALFPAMGPMVGYAVTALIRAERGPIEGHRASTFGWWDFIQSIPAPRVIVVHDLDDPRGQGAQWGEVQANIHRALGCVGVVTDGSVRDLDEVRALGFQFCAAHVSVSHANIHMVDFGLPVKVGGVWIKPGDLVHGDQHGVVTVPHEIAAQIPEAIAKVEADERKIISLCQTAGFTADKLKALYGQIRPGTY
- a CDS encoding GNAT family N-acetyltransferase, giving the protein MIEIRLPRVADEIGCRTLAGEVIGEERAGAFIRSHLERHHLIVAEAEGEVVGFLAYRIDWFQCTFVTLVVVREDYRRKGIAREFYKSVEAVSPTPRLYSSTEETNAVSIQMHRALGFQPSGHIDNLPQGVRELLFYKRIPPRSLG
- a CDS encoding ClbS/DfsB family four-helix bundle protein, whose amino-acid sequence is MSEKTTLLGEAETEFTRFERALAGLDEAKMREVWLGTWSARDIVAHISGWHREMSPVLERLARGERPVPEGVSYDDVDAWNARFADAKKSAATADILTELEASHAEFMRAAAAVPEERYGPGKTAYKIVDFNSRHHYQEHGGQIEAWRAGR